AAGCCGGCTTTCGCGGTCGGCTTTTGGCAATACGATTCGACGATGACGATTTTGAAATCGGCGATGCAGCCGAAGCGGGTGAAAAATCAGGAGGCGGGCTTTTCGTGCGTCTTGGGGGTCCGTTTCAGGGCACGGTTGAGTTCCCGTTTTACTTCACGTTCGCGTATCGAGTCGCGTTTGTCCACGGAATGTTTTCCTTGGCAAAGGCCGATTTCGACTTTGGCGAGGCCGTTTTTGAAATAGACCCGCAGGGGGATAAGTGTCAGGCCTTTTTCCTCGACACGGACCGCCAGCCGCAGGATCTCGCGTTTGTGCAACAACAGCCGGCGCCGCCGTTCCGGATCGTGGTTGTGAATATTGCCTTGTTCATAGGGATTGATATGCACGCCGACCAAGTAAATCTGGCCGTTTTCCACGTCGCCGTAACCGTCCTTGAGCGTAATATGCCCGTTGCGCAGCGACTTGACTTCCGTGCCCCGCAATTCGATGCCGGCCTCGATGCGATCAAGGATATGATAATCGTGATGC
This genomic window from Candidatus Hydrogenedentota bacterium contains:
- the smpB gene encoding SsrA-binding protein SmpB gives rise to the protein MGEKVVTVNRRAHHDYHILDRIEAGIELRGTEVKSLRNGHITLKDGYGDVENGQIYLVGVHINPYEQGNIHNHDPERRRRLLLHKREILRLAVRVEEKGLTLIPLRVYFKNGLAKVEIGLCQGKHSVDKRDSIREREVKRELNRALKRTPKTHEKPAS